The window ATATTTTCTCGTTTGCCAATGAATTAAGTAAAGCGTCGCCGATTGATGGAGGTGAGAATTGGAATGCAGTTTACAAAAATGAACTGCCTCGGGAGCTCATTTGTCCTATTTAATCTTTTAGAAGACTCGCTCGATCAGGTTGATTTCCCGGGATTGGCGAAACGGGTTTCAGATGTAACGATTGGAATTGGCAGTGATGGGATGATCTTGATTGGTCCTTCCCATCGGGCCGATTTTAAAATGAGAGTCTTTAATAAAGACGGGATTGAAGCAGACACTTGCCTAAATGGCTTACGCTGTGTAGCGGCCTATCTCTATGACACGATGTATGCTGATACACCAGCCTTCACGATTGAGACATCAGCTGGAGGGATAGGCGTGAAGGTAGACATAGGTAAAAAGCGAAAGGCGAAAAGCGTACTAGTATGGGATAAACGTAAACGTGCCTGGACAAAAGGAGAGGTCAGTTATGTTTGTTATGGAGAATTAGAGAAGCTGAAAACGTAAGAATGTCCAACAACCCACTTAATGATAAAAAAGGAGAGATATGTGATGGCAAAGTATACAAAAGATGATGTGAGACGTATGTGTGAGGAGCAAAATGTAAAATATATCCGCCTTCAATTTACAGATATTTTAGGTGTAATCAAAAATGTCGAAATTCCAATCAGCCAGCTAGAAAAAGCGATTGATAATAAAATTATGTTCGATGGTTCCTCTATCGAAGGCTTTGTGCGGATTGAGGAATCAGATATGTACCTATACCCAGACCTTGATACCTTCGTTGTCTTCCCTTGGACAGCTGAAAAAGGAAAAGTGGCTCGCTTTATTTGTGATATTTATAAGCCTGATGGTACTCCATTCGATGGCGATCCGCGCAGTAATTTAAAGCGAGTATTAAAGGAAATGGAAGCCCTCGGATTTTCCGACTTCAACCTTGGACCTGAGCCTGAATTCTTCCTCTTCAAGCTGGATGAAAAGGGAGAACCAACGTTAGAGCTGAATGACAATGGCGGCTACTTTGATTTAGCCCCTACCGACCTTGGCGAAAACTGCCGTCGTGATATCGTGCTTGAGCTTGAGGAAATGGGCTTTGAAATCGAAGCCTCTCACCATGAGGTGGCTCCGGGACAGCATGAGATTGACTTTAAATATGCCGATGCCATTACAGCCTGCGACAACATCCAAACCTTTAAATTAGTCGTTAAAACGATTGCACGTAAGCATGGTTTACATGCGACCTTTATGCCAAAGCCATTATTTGGTGTCAACGGCTCTGGTATGCACAGTAATTTATCCTTATTCAAGGATGGCGAAAATGCCTTCTTTGATCCAAAGGCAGATTTACAGCTGAGTGAAACCGCTCGTCAATTTATTGCCGGTATCGTCAAGCATGCGGAAGCCTTCACCGCGATAACCAACCCGACAGTCAACTCTTATAAGCGTCTCGTTCCGGGATACGAAGCACCATGCTATGTAGCTTGGTCCACAAGCAATCGTTCGCCGTTAATTCGGATTCCAGCCTCCCGTGGTCTAAGTACTCGTATCGAAGTACGTAGTGTGGATCCATCGGCAAACCCTTATTTAGCCTTAGCGGTTCTTTTAAAAGCAGGTCTTGATGGTGTAAAGAATCAATTAGCTGCTCCTGCACCAGTTGACCGTAATATCTATGCCATGAATAAAGAGGAGCGTCTTGCAGAAGGAGTTTCTGACCTTCCGGCAACATTAGCACAGGCGCTTGAGCTATTAAAGCAAAATGAAGTGATAGTCTCTGCTCTCGGTGAGCATATCTTCGAACACTTCATTGAAGCAAAGGAAATTGAATGGGATATGTTCCGCACCCAGGTTCATCCATGGGAACGTGATCAGTATATGAGTGTCTATTAATCCAGCACTTTAACCCAGCTGAACATAGAAGAAAGCAGCCTTCGTAAAAAGGCTGCTTCTTTCATGTAAGTATTCATCATCCATATTAAAAATAATACGGGAATGGGAAGATGAAAGGAAATCCGAAGGCAAAGAATGGAAATCTGCGCCGGCGGAATCGTCTGAATCTTCTTCTGCCATAACCTCCAAAGCCTCCGTAACCACC of the Bacillus tuaregi genome contains:
- a CDS encoding diaminopimelate epimerase, with the protein product MQFTKMNCLGSSFVLFNLLEDSLDQVDFPGLAKRVSDVTIGIGSDGMILIGPSHRADFKMRVFNKDGIEADTCLNGLRCVAAYLYDTMYADTPAFTIETSAGGIGVKVDIGKKRKAKSVLVWDKRKRAWTKGEVSYVCYGELEKLKT
- the glnA gene encoding type I glutamate--ammonia ligase, whose product is MAKYTKDDVRRMCEEQNVKYIRLQFTDILGVIKNVEIPISQLEKAIDNKIMFDGSSIEGFVRIEESDMYLYPDLDTFVVFPWTAEKGKVARFICDIYKPDGTPFDGDPRSNLKRVLKEMEALGFSDFNLGPEPEFFLFKLDEKGEPTLELNDNGGYFDLAPTDLGENCRRDIVLELEEMGFEIEASHHEVAPGQHEIDFKYADAITACDNIQTFKLVVKTIARKHGLHATFMPKPLFGVNGSGMHSNLSLFKDGENAFFDPKADLQLSETARQFIAGIVKHAEAFTAITNPTVNSYKRLVPGYEAPCYVAWSTSNRSPLIRIPASRGLSTRIEVRSVDPSANPYLALAVLLKAGLDGVKNQLAAPAPVDRNIYAMNKEERLAEGVSDLPATLAQALELLKQNEVIVSALGEHIFEHFIEAKEIEWDMFRTQVHPWERDQYMSVY